The nucleotide sequence TCGCGGACCGGGATGGTCAACCCTTCCCGACGGGCAATATGATCGACGCGCAGAGACAAATAATAGAGAGGAAACAGATAAGACGGCATGAATTGCCAAAAATTGACTCCATCAAAGGTAAATTTCTGGCAAACCTCCCTGGTACCACTCAGAAGGACGGTGATATCCCTTCCCCAGGCAAGATAGGGTTCCGGGGACTCTTCATACCGTTGGCCATCGACTTCAATGGCAATGGAATCCAGTTGGTCATGCCAGATCAATCGCAACATGCCACCATCAAATCCGTGCTACGCATCCTTTTTTTTGGTAACCCGTTTGCATTTCTTGGGTTTCGTCTCGACCTCAGCACCAGACGCCGTTTCGGTGTCAGCGGCTTTTTTGCGGGTTCGTGTTGCTTTCTTTTTGGTTCCACTCTCCGGGATGGGATCGGGAGCTGCGGATTGTTCGGCTTTCATCTCCTGATCGACCATTTGGGTGGCCTGAAACCAATGTTTCTCACCCTGGCCATCGGGACGACCCGACTGTTCCCACAGATCATGCGCCTTTTGACGAATCCGCTCTTCACGACTGAGTTTGTTCATCGGCAACCCCCCTGTACAATGGATCGAAACCGTCTCGATATTTGAGTCTGCCTCCTGTTTAAGCAAATTCCTTGCCAATAGCCCTTTGAAAAAAAGATGTAACTATTCAGCTTCCCCAAAAAAAACGTTTGAAAAACTGGGATGGAGGTCCAGGAGGAAGGGCTGTGCCCTTCCTCCTGGCGGGGTTTGGGGCGGAGCCCCAACAAAGTCTTTCTTATCAGACCCTTTTTTTGCAA is from Magnetococcales bacterium and encodes:
- a CDS encoding DUF2934 domain-containing protein → MNKLSREERIRQKAHDLWEQSGRPDGQGEKHWFQATQMVDQEMKAEQSAAPDPIPESGTKKKATRTRKKAADTETASGAEVETKPKKCKRVTKKKDA